One window of the Planktothrix tepida PCC 9214 genome contains the following:
- a CDS encoding glycosyltransferase family 2 protein: TGLEDLDWAKRVLGLGYQLAYVAEAEIVHVHEETPNKIYNRYRREAIALKRIFPQEHFYFIDFLRLFTGNLLSDYY, encoded by the coding sequence TAACAGGTTTAGAAGATTTGGATTGGGCTAAACGGGTACTGGGACTTGGCTATCAACTTGCTTATGTGGCAGAAGCAGAAATTGTCCACGTTCATGAGGAAACCCCGAATAAAATTTATAACCGCTATCGTCGAGAAGCGATCGCTCTTAAACGCATTTTCCCCCAAGAACACTTTTATTTCATTGATTTTCTGCGCCTGTTCACAGGTAATCTGTTGAGTGACTATTATC